The Ahaetulla prasina isolate Xishuangbanna chromosome 4, ASM2864084v1, whole genome shotgun sequence genome has a window encoding:
- the LOC131196932 gene encoding fat storage-inducing transmembrane protein 1-like codes for TSAESRGAGLWLGATEAFLLIENLTGYCFDPVPEGILVNGLPDKWTCLHKGHKWHGYDVSDHTFLLTFCCLLMVEETAIFRRYLAQGHPAGVPLRLIFLLNVLLLWNFLLASVDFSAQNPLSRPACLPACLRNSGS; via the exons ACATCCGCCGAAAGTAGAGGCGCCGGCCTCTGGCTAGGCGCCACCGAAGCCTTCCTGCTGATCGAGAACCTAACCGGCTACTGCTTTGACCCCGTGCCGGAAGGGATCCTGGTGAATGGCCTGCCGGACAAGTGGACGTGTCTCCACAAAGGCCACAAATGGCACGGCTACGACGTCTCGGACCACACCTTCCTGctcactttctgctgcctgctgATGGTGGAGGAGACGGCCATCTTCCGGCGTTACCTGGCCCAGGGTCACCCCGCCGGAGTCCCGCTGCGCCTCATTTTCCTGCTTAACGTCCTCCTCCTCTGGAATTTCctgctggc ATCCGTGGACTTCAGTGCCCAGAATCCCCTTAGccgacctgcctgcctgcctgcctgcctgaggaattctggatctTGA